The proteins below come from a single Iocasia fonsfrigidae genomic window:
- a CDS encoding ABC transporter ATP-binding protein, translated as MESDTIKRLFSYIKQYKVQFIAVIICIIISAVTAAVSSLFLQKLIDNYITPLLLEAVPDFSGLFRVIILMGGIYLIGVLATLFYNRLMVVIAQGVLKKIRDDLFSHMQSLSIKYFDTHTHGDIMSHYTNDTDTLRQMIAQSLPQVFSSIITVAAVFIAMLYLSLWLTIFVFIFVFLILKLTRIIAGRSASFFVKQQQSLGDVNGYIEEMIHGQRVIKVFCHERKAEEIFDFKNDQLCSHATAANKYANILMPVMNNLGYLLYVLLAVVGGIMGIMGVSNVSLLGINVLTLGMIAAFLQLSRNFIMPIARVSQQVNAVVMALAGAERIFKLMDEEKEKDDGYVTLVNARKEKGRIVETEERTELWAWKHPHANGTVSYTELKGEVRFYDVDFAYEEDEMVLHNITLYAEPGQKVALVGATGAGKTTITNLINRFYDIADGKIRYDGININKIKKSDLRRSLGIVLQDVNLFTGTVMENIRYGRLDASDEECIAAAKLANADSFIRMLPQGYETVLSGTESGLSQGQRQLISIARAAVADPPVMILDEATSSIDTRTEAIVQQGMDSLMKGRTVFVIAHRLSTVKNSDVIMVLEDGRIIERGSHEELISERGKYYQLYTGVFELQ; from the coding sequence ATGGAATCAGATACTATCAAAAGGTTGTTTTCATATATCAAGCAGTATAAAGTTCAATTTATTGCTGTTATTATTTGTATAATAATCAGTGCAGTGACAGCTGCAGTTTCCTCTCTGTTTTTGCAAAAATTAATTGATAATTATATTACACCACTTTTACTGGAAGCAGTACCTGATTTTTCGGGATTGTTTAGAGTGATTATTTTGATGGGTGGTATTTATCTGATAGGTGTTCTTGCTACTTTATTTTATAATAGATTGATGGTGGTAATAGCTCAGGGAGTACTCAAAAAGATTCGTGATGATCTGTTTTCACATATGCAGTCTCTGTCGATTAAATATTTTGACACCCATACCCACGGTGATATCATGAGTCATTATACAAATGATACGGATACACTCCGCCAGATGATTGCTCAGAGCTTACCACAGGTTTTTTCTTCTATTATTACTGTTGCGGCTGTATTTATTGCTATGTTATACCTTAGTCTCTGGTTAACTATTTTTGTTTTTATTTTTGTTTTTCTTATCTTGAAGCTAACCCGTATTATTGCAGGTAGGAGTGCTAGTTTCTTTGTGAAGCAGCAGCAGTCACTTGGTGATGTTAACGGCTATATTGAAGAGATGATTCACGGTCAGAGGGTTATCAAAGTATTTTGTCATGAAAGAAAGGCGGAGGAAATATTTGACTTTAAAAATGATCAACTATGTAGTCATGCCACAGCTGCCAATAAATATGCCAATATTTTGATGCCTGTGATGAACAATCTGGGTTATTTATTATATGTACTGCTGGCAGTTGTTGGCGGTATAATGGGAATTATGGGAGTTAGCAATGTCAGCCTACTTGGTATAAATGTACTTACCCTTGGTATGATTGCTGCATTTTTACAGTTATCCAGGAACTTTATAATGCCTATTGCCCGGGTATCTCAGCAGGTAAATGCTGTCGTTATGGCTCTGGCCGGTGCCGAGCGTATTTTTAAACTGATGGATGAAGAAAAAGAAAAAGATGATGGCTATGTTACTCTTGTTAATGCCAGAAAAGAAAAGGGCAGGATTGTTGAAACTGAAGAGCGGACAGAGTTATGGGCCTGGAAACACCCTCATGCTAATGGTACAGTTAGCTATACTGAACTGAAAGGAGAAGTACGTTTCTATGATGTAGATTTTGCCTATGAAGAGGATGAGATGGTCTTACACAATATTACTTTATATGCTGAACCTGGCCAGAAGGTAGCCCTTGTAGGTGCAACAGGGGCAGGAAAGACTACCATTACTAACTTAATTAATCGATTTTACGATATTGCTGATGGTAAAATTCGTTATGATGGGATAAATATTAATAAAATTAAAAAGAGTGATTTACGTCGTTCCCTGGGCATTGTACTACAGGATGTTAATCTATTTACTGGTACGGTAATGGAAAATATTCGCTACGGCAGGTTAGATGCCAGTGATGAGGAATGTATTGCAGCAGCAAAACTGGCCAATGCAGATAGTTTTATTAGAATGCTGCCTCAGGGTTATGAAACTGTTCTTTCTGGTACTGAAAGCGGATTATCTCAGGGTCAAAGACAATTAATTTCCATTGCCCGAGCTGCTGTTGCTGACCCTCCTGTTATGATTCTGGATGAAGCAACATCATCTATAGATACCCGTACTGAAGCTATTGTACAACAGGGTATGGATTCATTAATGAAGGGTAGAACTGTGTTTGTTATTGCCCACCGCTTATCTACTGTCAAAAATTCAGATGTTATTATGGTACTTGAAGATGGCCGGATCATAGAAAGAGGCAGCCATGAAGAATTAATTTCTGAAAGGGGTAAGTACTATCAGCTTTATACAGGTGTTTTTGAACTGCAATAA
- a CDS encoding M28 family metallopeptidase: MSENIINEVKRVLKKICGEYGERLTGSIKNRQLEEYTKTYFEKNGYNVELQGFSCIDWKEQGVELFCHGESFAAKPSYYTKACQVEAEYVLLKSIEKLKKSRIKDKVAVLYGDLTAEQLMPKSFSFYNPEHHQEIIRLLEEKKPSAIVTIVDNDTSIFEDGDFDIPSVYVTKEVGKKILNSTGTINLSIKAERINSIGANVIARINEDKEKKVVITAHLDTKYGTIGALDNGTGIAILLLLSRLIKVEMINYCFELVLLNGEDYYSTPGQVEYMNEYLGEDSDIVLAINCDGIGLKNSKTAIAMMELGEKELLLREMIVGKENFEFIEPWVEGDHMLFLMNHIPAIVLTSKNIFRMIDSVIHTERDTLELVDYNRVAEVVSFLEDFIKNTYRSITE, encoded by the coding sequence ATGAGTGAAAACATTATTAATGAAGTAAAAAGGGTATTAAAGAAAATATGTGGAGAATATGGAGAAAGATTGACAGGTTCTATTAAGAATAGACAACTAGAAGAATATACTAAAACATATTTTGAAAAAAATGGGTACAACGTTGAATTACAGGGATTCTCCTGTATAGATTGGAAAGAACAGGGTGTAGAACTTTTCTGTCATGGAGAAAGCTTTGCTGCTAAGCCATCATATTATACGAAAGCTTGTCAGGTTGAAGCAGAATATGTTTTACTGAAATCAATCGAAAAATTGAAGAAAAGTAGAATAAAAGATAAAGTTGCAGTATTATATGGAGATCTTACTGCAGAACAATTAATGCCCAAAAGCTTTTCATTTTATAATCCTGAGCACCACCAGGAGATAATTCGTTTACTGGAAGAGAAAAAACCATCAGCAATTGTGACAATTGTTGATAATGATACTTCTATTTTTGAAGATGGTGATTTCGATATACCCAGTGTTTATGTTACAAAAGAAGTAGGTAAGAAAATACTAAATAGTACTGGTACAATAAATCTATCAATAAAGGCAGAGAGGATAAACTCAATAGGGGCAAATGTGATTGCCAGAATAAATGAAGATAAAGAAAAGAAAGTTGTAATTACAGCACATCTGGACACAAAATATGGTACCATTGGTGCACTTGATAATGGGACTGGTATAGCTATTTTGTTATTACTAAGTAGACTTATAAAAGTTGAGATGATAAATTACTGTTTTGAGTTAGTTCTACTTAATGGAGAGGATTATTATTCGACACCTGGTCAAGTGGAATACATGAATGAATACCTTGGTGAGGATAGCGATATTGTTTTGGCAATTAACTGTGATGGCATTGGATTAAAAAATAGTAAGACTGCCATTGCCATGATGGAATTAGGCGAAAAAGAATTGTTGTTAAGAGAAATGATAGTAGGGAAAGAAAATTTTGAGTTTATTGAACCTTGGGTTGAAGGAGATCACATGTTATTTTTAATGAATCATATACCTGCAATTGTATTAACATCTAAAAATATTTTTAGGATGATTGATAGCGTAATACATACTGAGAGAGATACTTTAGAATTAGTAGATTATAATAGAGTTGCAGAAGTAGTATCTTTTTTGGAAGACTTTATTAAAAATACATATAGAAGTATTACAGAGTAG
- a CDS encoding MerR family transcriptional regulator gives MTKEIADLTGVHPNTVRLYEEWGYISEVKRAGNNYRQFTERHLDEMKLARIALPGPYPIDGYIVNELVRKYASSDFKVALRLASEYLHKVEIEIEEALEAIGVLDRWFENSLGSKDKILYKTRKATANKLKITIDMLRTWERNGLFTVRRSESGRLIFSEWDIEKIKVIRLLRNCGYSIASLLNVFQNQKDDIKPSELLNLPVDNNDFYYVTDRYMHFLNEHKERAERLISLIKNK, from the coding sequence TTGACTAAAGAAATTGCTGATTTAACTGGTGTACATCCTAATACAGTGAGACTTTATGAAGAGTGGGGCTATATTTCAGAAGTGAAAAGGGCCGGGAATAATTATAGACAATTTACTGAAAGGCATCTTGACGAAATGAAATTAGCCAGGATAGCTCTGCCAGGCCCCTATCCTATAGATGGATATATTGTTAATGAATTGGTTAGAAAGTATGCTTCCAGTGATTTTAAGGTTGCTTTAAGATTAGCTAGTGAGTATTTACATAAAGTTGAAATTGAAATAGAGGAAGCACTTGAGGCAATAGGGGTTTTAGATAGATGGTTTGAAAATAGTTTAGGTAGTAAGGATAAGATTTTATATAAAACCAGAAAGGCTACCGCCAATAAACTAAAGATAACTATTGATATGCTGCGAACCTGGGAAAGAAATGGATTGTTTACAGTCAGAAGAAGTGAAAGTGGAAGACTAATATTTAGTGAATGGGATATAGAAAAGATAAAAGTTATCAGGTTGTTAAGGAATTGTGGATACAGTATTGCTTCATTATTAAATGTGTTTCAGAATCAAAAAGACGATATAAAGCCGTCAGAACTTTTAAATTTACCAGTAGATAATAATGATTTTTATTATGTGACAGATAGATATATGCATTTCTTGAATGAGCACAAAGAAAGGGCCGAAAGACTGATCTCATTAATTAAAAACAAGTAA
- a CDS encoding class I SAM-dependent methyltransferase: MDNLNKVRKNFGQRASEYRKSSTHGNPVVLERMIELIKPSSEASALDVATGGGHTAIALATSVQQVVAIDITPEMLTEAKIASRQEGISNITFRVEDVHNLNIPDCQFDIVASRFAVHHFSDVNKALREMCRVLKPGGKFYILDCSVIDGEEFEKEINHIELLRDSSHQFSYSPRLWNQLLKELPLTIEHTSLLKEQYELPLWFDRMETARDSRDKIFQILKNLSAEGKTHYPFGENYITTYRFEILATKN, from the coding sequence ATGGACAACCTAAATAAGGTTAGAAAGAATTTTGGGCAAAGGGCTTCGGAATACAGAAAGAGTTCTACACATGGTAATCCAGTTGTTCTGGAAAGAATGATTGAGCTTATAAAGCCTTCTTCAGAAGCCTCTGCTTTAGATGTTGCAACAGGAGGCGGGCATACGGCAATTGCTTTAGCCACATCGGTGCAACAGGTGGTTGCAATTGATATTACTCCAGAAATGTTGACAGAGGCTAAAATAGCTTCAAGACAAGAGGGTATAAGTAATATTACGTTTAGAGTTGAAGATGTACATAACTTAAATATTCCAGACTGTCAATTTGACATTGTTGCATCAAGATTTGCAGTTCATCATTTTTCAGATGTAAATAAAGCACTTCGGGAAATGTGTAGGGTATTAAAGCCTGGAGGTAAATTTTACATTTTAGATTGTTCAGTTATTGATGGGGAGGAATTTGAAAAAGAAATTAACCACATTGAGTTATTAAGAGATAGTTCACATCAGTTTTCTTATTCACCACGGTTATGGAATCAGTTATTAAAAGAATTACCTTTAACTATAGAGCATACTTCTTTATTAAAAGAACAGTATGAATTACCACTATGGTTCGACAGAATGGAAACTGCTCGAGATAGTAGAGATAAAATTTTTCAGATACTCAAAAACCTGTCTGCAGAGGGCAAAACTCACTATCCTTTCGGCGAGAATTATATTACTACTTATCGTTTTGAAATTTTAGCAACTAAGAATTGA
- a CDS encoding ABC transporter ATP-binding protein: protein MIRRLAACIRQYKKESILTPIYVIMEVIMEVIIPILMANMIDYGIDAAKMTVILKMGAALLISAFISLIFGTLAGRSAAVASAGFARNLRHDMFYNVQNFSFSNIDKFSTASIVTRLTTDVTNLQNAFQMIIRMAIRSPIMLIFSLAASFSINVELSLIFLACIPILGSGLFLIMKKAHPIFVRVFKKYDKLNNVVQENLRAIRVVKSFIREDYENKKFTDISQKIYQDFSTAEKTLAFNMPLMQFCMYGSLLLVSWFGARIIVAAGGNPGSGLSTGQLVSLITYAMQILGSLMMLSMVFVMITISRASAERTVELMDEESDLKNCDNPIYEVLDGEICFEDVNFSYGKNTGKLVLEDINLKIKSGETVGIIGGTGSSKSSLVQLILRLYDVDFGRVTVGGIDVRDYDLKTLRNQVAMVLQKNVLFSGTIKENLRWGNENASDQELVWVCKLAQADPFIQNFPKKYDTYLEQGGSNVSGGQKQRLCIARALLKKPKILILDDSTSAVDTKTDALIRSAFRGEIPNTTMIIISQRVSSVQDADKIIIMDDGKIAAVGTHEELLESSPIYKEVYESQVKGGKGNE from the coding sequence ATGATAAGACGTTTAGCAGCTTGTATAAGACAGTACAAGAAGGAATCCATTCTAACTCCAATTTATGTAATAATGGAAGTTATTATGGAAGTTATAATCCCAATTTTAATGGCTAATATGATTGATTATGGAATTGATGCTGCTAAGATGACAGTTATCTTGAAAATGGGTGCTGCCCTGCTGATATCTGCTTTTATTTCCCTGATTTTTGGTACTCTGGCAGGTCGTAGTGCAGCCGTAGCATCAGCAGGATTTGCTAGGAATCTTCGGCATGATATGTTCTATAATGTGCAAAATTTTTCTTTTTCTAATATTGATAAGTTCTCTACAGCTAGTATTGTAACCAGATTGACAACTGATGTTACTAATTTGCAGAATGCTTTTCAAATGATTATTCGGATGGCTATCCGCAGTCCTATTATGTTAATTTTCTCTTTGGCAGCTTCTTTTAGTATCAATGTAGAACTATCATTAATTTTCCTTGCCTGTATACCTATTCTTGGAAGTGGTTTATTTTTGATCATGAAAAAAGCACACCCGATTTTTGTACGTGTTTTTAAAAAATATGATAAATTAAATAATGTTGTCCAGGAAAACCTCCGGGCTATTCGAGTTGTAAAATCATTTATTCGTGAGGATTACGAAAATAAGAAGTTTACAGATATCTCGCAGAAGATTTATCAGGATTTTTCCACTGCAGAAAAGACACTTGCTTTTAATATGCCGTTAATGCAATTTTGTATGTATGGATCATTATTATTGGTATCATGGTTTGGTGCGAGAATTATTGTGGCTGCTGGTGGTAACCCTGGATCTGGGCTAAGTACTGGACAGTTAGTCAGTCTTATAACTTATGCTATGCAGATTCTAGGTAGTCTGATGATGCTCTCTATGGTCTTTGTAATGATTACCATATCCAGGGCATCAGCAGAAAGAACTGTCGAGTTGATGGATGAAGAAAGTGATCTAAAGAATTGCGATAATCCTATATATGAAGTCCTGGATGGGGAAATTTGTTTTGAAGATGTAAATTTTAGTTATGGGAAAAATACAGGAAAACTGGTTCTTGAGGATATTAATTTAAAAATAAAATCAGGTGAAACAGTAGGTATTATTGGGGGTACAGGTTCATCTAAAAGCAGTCTGGTCCAGCTTATTCTCCGCCTCTATGATGTTGACTTCGGTCGGGTAACTGTTGGAGGTATAGATGTCCGTGATTATGATCTTAAAACCCTCCGCAATCAGGTGGCAATGGTCTTACAAAAGAATGTTCTTTTTTCTGGAACTATTAAGGAAAATCTCCGCTGGGGTAATGAAAATGCTTCAGATCAGGAGCTGGTTTGGGTCTGTAAATTAGCTCAAGCTGATCCTTTCATCCAGAACTTTCCGAAGAAGTATGATACCTATCTTGAACAGGGTGGTTCCAATGTTTCCGGTGGTCAAAAACAGCGCTTATGTATTGCAAGGGCTTTACTTAAAAAGCCGAAAATACTAATCCTGGATGACTCTACCAGTGCAGTTGATACTAAAACAGATGCCTTGATTCGTAGTGCATTTCGAGGTGAAATTCCTAATACTACCATGATAATAATCTCTCAGAGGGTTTCTTCTGTACAGGATGCAGATAAAATTATTATTATGGATGATGGGAAAATTGCAGCAGTTGGTACACACGAAGAATTACTGGAAAGTAGTCCAATATATAAGGAAGTATATGAATCACAGGTCAAGGGAGGTAAGGGAAATGAGTAA